A region of Paenibacillus sp. JNUCC-31 DNA encodes the following proteins:
- a CDS encoding ABC transporter substrate-binding protein, translating to MKRIRNKKTFALLLATSMLVVLALSGCSGGKSAGDVAPGNNGDSAKSSSSGEQVTITHYTIDSEDRTFIEKLIPDFEAKHPNIKVKVEKAPYEQFDSKLQTLIAGGKSPDVTSHYGYGGFAEYYNKDMLLDMNDIIQEDGFKASDYNIPDDLMKIYTVKDHVYGIPVNMYVTLMLYNKDMFDAANVPYPPSDYEDKSWTFDKMIEDARQMTHVSSDIAKTQYGVDFTWSERDMRPLYFGAEPYSPDTWTNGGVPSETHFDSPEVIAAYNKLFNLILKDKVSPTTEWSKSVAGQNGDAFVTGKVGMTVSGSWSLAGSNDFPFKVGVAAVPAGGNDKVRSVLFVDPLLILKGSKHPKEAFEWIKYLVSDEVQEKSIDLSGGNPPVNTKAAETYYKHFDGIDPADVKKVYEGAVKYGFESYNHLITHYSQINDMFINEMQPIDTGHKTVEQVMPTIQKKVMEIIKR from the coding sequence ATGAAAAGGATAAGGAACAAAAAGACTTTTGCACTTTTGCTTGCGACCAGCATGCTCGTTGTTTTGGCACTGTCCGGCTGCAGCGGTGGCAAATCAGCGGGAGATGTAGCGCCCGGTAACAACGGCGATAGCGCTAAATCCAGCTCCTCAGGCGAGCAAGTAACCATAACGCACTATACCATTGATTCCGAGGACCGCACGTTTATTGAAAAACTGATTCCGGACTTTGAAGCCAAACATCCGAACATTAAGGTGAAAGTAGAAAAAGCTCCTTACGAGCAGTTCGACAGTAAGCTCCAAACGCTAATTGCCGGCGGCAAATCTCCTGACGTCACAAGCCATTATGGCTACGGCGGTTTTGCGGAGTATTACAACAAAGACATGCTGCTCGACATGAACGACATTATTCAGGAAGATGGATTTAAAGCATCCGACTATAACATCCCGGATGACCTTATGAAAATCTATACCGTCAAAGATCATGTCTACGGTATTCCGGTCAATATGTATGTCACTCTGATGCTCTACAACAAAGATATGTTCGATGCTGCCAACGTTCCTTATCCTCCAAGCGACTACGAGGACAAGAGCTGGACGTTTGACAAAATGATCGAAGACGCCAGGCAAATGACGCATGTGTCCAGCGATATTGCCAAAACCCAATATGGCGTTGACTTCACATGGTCCGAGCGCGATATGCGCCCGCTCTATTTTGGAGCTGAACCGTACTCCCCGGATACCTGGACCAACGGCGGCGTACCATCCGAGACTCATTTCGATTCGCCGGAAGTCATCGCAGCCTATAACAAGCTGTTTAACCTGATCTTAAAAGATAAAGTGTCCCCGACAACAGAATGGAGCAAGAGCGTAGCGGGACAAAACGGCGATGCATTCGTAACCGGCAAAGTGGGTATGACCGTCAGCGGCTCCTGGAGCCTTGCCGGCTCGAATGACTTCCCATTCAAGGTTGGTGTAGCTGCCGTGCCTGCCGGCGGCAATGACAAGGTCCGCAGTGTGCTGTTCGTCGATCCGCTCTTGATTCTGAAGGGCTCCAAACATCCGAAGGAAGCCTTTGAATGGATCAAATATCTGGTCAGCGACGAGGTGCAGGAAAAATCCATCGACCTGAGCGGCGGCAACCCTCCTGTAAATACGAAGGCTGCCGAAACCTATTACAAGCATTTTGATGGCATTGATCCGGCAGATGTGAAGAAGGTGTACGAAGGCGCTGTGAAATACGGATTTGAATCCTATAACCACCTGATCACCCACTATTCTCAGATCAACGACATGTTCATCAACGAGATGCAGCCGATCGATACCGGACACAAAACCGTTGAACAAGTGATGCCGACGATTCAGAAAAAGGTCATGGAAATTATCAAACGTTAA
- a CDS encoding LacI family DNA-binding transcriptional regulator has protein sequence MKVSIFDVAKKSGLSVVTVSRVLNGAESVREKNRQKVLEAIKELDYRPNAAARSLARGKTGIVGLIMTTLQDSFFDAVVKELNEVLSLHGYFLAVSVSTGIGSDETHYLIQEDRVDGLILLSPIEEDNYIVELKRRNIPYVLIDNQKPENDAFSVTIDNYKGGYAATKHLLDLGHTSIAHLSGDDMFRSTKERRSGFLQALKEQDLAPFDMITGDFEIDFGYDTCRHWLREGRLPSAVFAGDDHIALGVVNALMEEGIKVPEQVAIVGYDDQYISSKLHPYLTTVRQPADRIGVAAADMLLKRMDGTMKRGANVRIDPELIVRESTGSPTEGKSD, from the coding sequence ATGAAGGTTAGTATATTTGATGTAGCAAAAAAATCAGGGCTGTCCGTTGTGACAGTCTCACGCGTCTTAAACGGTGCCGAATCCGTGCGAGAGAAAAATAGGCAAAAGGTTCTGGAGGCGATCAAGGAGCTTGATTACCGTCCTAACGCTGCCGCGCGGAGTTTAGCCCGCGGCAAGACAGGAATCGTCGGTTTGATCATGACCACTCTTCAGGACTCCTTCTTTGACGCCGTCGTTAAGGAGTTGAACGAAGTGCTTTCACTTCACGGCTATTTTCTTGCCGTTTCGGTCTCTACCGGCATTGGCTCCGATGAAACCCATTACCTGATCCAGGAGGACCGGGTGGACGGTCTTATTCTGCTCTCGCCTATAGAAGAGGATAACTACATCGTGGAACTGAAGCGGCGCAATATTCCTTATGTCCTAATCGACAATCAGAAGCCGGAGAATGATGCTTTCTCTGTAACAATCGACAACTACAAGGGCGGTTATGCCGCTACGAAGCATCTGCTTGATCTCGGTCATACCTCCATCGCGCACTTAAGCGGAGACGACATGTTCCGCAGTACGAAAGAGCGCCGCAGCGGTTTCCTGCAGGCACTCAAGGAACAAGACCTGGCTCCATTCGATATGATCACAGGCGATTTCGAAATCGATTTTGGTTATGACACCTGCCGCCACTGGCTGCGGGAGGGACGCCTTCCTTCCGCGGTGTTCGCTGGCGATGACCATATCGCGCTTGGGGTCGTGAACGCCCTCATGGAAGAAGGCATCAAGGTACCTGAACAGGTAGCTATCGTCGGCTATGACGATCAGTATATTTCATCCAAACTGCACCCCTATCTGACAACGGTCCGGCAGCCTGCCGACCGCATTGGGGTTGCCGCTGCGGATATGCTGCTGAAACGCATGGACGGTACGATGAAACGCGGGGCTAATGTGCGGATCGACCCTGAACTCATCGTGCGAGAGTCAACTGGATCACCAACAGAAGGTAAATCCGATTAA
- a CDS encoding N-acetylglucosamine kinase: MTYYLGIDGGGTKTYALLTDDCGNVLGKGVGGNGNHQIDHALAAQSIRKAAEGALNEAGLRIHEISHTFFGLAGADREADYRILHPLVQDIGFTRNYSIDCDTMIGLRAGTNRPYGVALICGTGTNAAGRNQAGQHVQVGGFNYMYGDFGGGGSLNIEVFRSVIRSWDGREQTTLLTPLLLNFLGYDSVSDMFDDFQDHGKHVPVHAAKLLFEAAAEDDAVALEILNRQGVELGKSASAVIHKLGMEEDRFDVVLAGSLLTRGDRGWIRNMVEQTVATVAPKATIVTLATEPVVGALWSAMDADGHAVSQDVYDKMRVFCDFEHIKLTTR; encoded by the coding sequence TTGACTTACTACTTGGGAATCGATGGGGGAGGAACAAAAACATATGCCCTGCTGACCGATGACTGCGGCAATGTGCTTGGCAAAGGCGTGGGCGGCAACGGTAATCACCAGATTGACCATGCATTGGCCGCGCAAAGCATACGTAAAGCTGCAGAAGGCGCTCTGAACGAGGCAGGATTGCGGATTCATGAAATCTCGCATACCTTTTTCGGACTTGCAGGCGCAGATCGGGAGGCAGATTACCGAATCCTGCATCCTCTGGTTCAGGATATCGGATTCACCCGGAATTACTCGATTGACTGTGACACGATGATCGGCCTGCGCGCAGGCACGAACCGACCTTACGGGGTCGCACTGATCTGTGGCACAGGCACCAACGCCGCAGGCCGCAATCAGGCAGGACAACATGTACAGGTCGGCGGCTTTAATTATATGTACGGAGATTTTGGCGGCGGCGGTTCCCTCAATATTGAGGTGTTCCGGTCCGTCATCCGTTCTTGGGACGGCCGTGAGCAGACAACGCTCCTTACTCCGCTGCTGCTGAACTTCCTTGGATATGACAGTGTCAGCGATATGTTCGATGACTTCCAGGATCATGGCAAGCATGTGCCTGTGCATGCAGCCAAACTGCTGTTTGAGGCTGCCGCAGAAGACGATGCTGTTGCTCTGGAAATTCTGAACCGTCAGGGTGTCGAGCTTGGCAAGTCAGCGTCTGCGGTTATCCATAAGCTTGGAATGGAAGAGGATAGATTTGACGTGGTATTGGCAGGGAGTCTGCTAACAAGGGGAGATCGCGGATGGATTCGCAATATGGTTGAACAGACCGTGGCTACCGTCGCTCCGAAGGCTACCATCGTCACTTTGGCCACTGAGCCAGTCGTCGGTGCCCTATGGTCTGCTATGGATGCGGACGGACATGCGGTAAGTCAGGATGTATATGACAAAATGCGGGTCTTCTGCGACTTCGAACATATTAAGCTAACAACAAGATAA
- a CDS encoding 6-phospho-beta-glucosidase — protein sequence MANETGLKIAVIGGGSSYTPELVEGFILHHAELPVRELWLVDIEPGQRKLNIVGNLAKRMVEKSGLPIEVHLTLDRREAIQGADFVSTQMRVGMLEARSLDESIPLKYGVIGQETTGPGGMMKALRTIPVLLDICRDIEELAPDAWLLNFTNPAGMVTEAILKYSNVKSIGLCNAPIGLIKQTSAKYGVEANRIYAEFVGLNHLHWITRIDVNGEDKLDEMLADTAGYSAKNVPAREWNPEFLQSLHALPSYYLKYFYMTDEMLEEQLESLQKGSNRAEVVKRVEEELFELYNDLELKDKPKQLEQRGGAFYSEAAVNLMRSLYNGTNDIQTLNVANQGIIDFLPGDASIEVNCVVTQTGPLPLPLTKIPPMAVGLIHTVKTYERLAIDAAVTGDRGLAIQALVHHPLVPSVDVAIQMLDEMLEANKDYLPQFFTESAANA from the coding sequence ATGGCAAATGAAACAGGATTGAAAATAGCGGTAATCGGCGGTGGATCTTCTTATACTCCCGAACTCGTTGAGGGGTTTATCCTTCACCATGCCGAGCTTCCGGTACGTGAACTGTGGCTGGTCGATATTGAGCCGGGACAGCGCAAATTGAATATTGTCGGCAACTTGGCTAAGCGCATGGTGGAGAAGTCCGGACTTCCGATCGAAGTTCATTTGACACTCGACCGCCGCGAAGCAATCCAAGGCGCAGACTTCGTCAGCACGCAAATGCGTGTCGGCATGCTCGAAGCCCGCAGCCTCGATGAATCCATCCCCCTGAAATACGGCGTGATCGGCCAGGAAACTACCGGTCCCGGAGGCATGATGAAGGCGCTGCGGACGATTCCGGTCCTGCTTGACATCTGCCGTGATATCGAAGAACTCGCACCCGATGCTTGGCTGCTGAACTTTACGAATCCGGCGGGTATGGTCACAGAAGCCATTCTGAAGTATTCCAACGTAAAAAGCATTGGTCTCTGTAATGCGCCGATCGGCCTAATCAAGCAGACTTCGGCCAAATACGGCGTAGAAGCGAACCGCATCTATGCCGAGTTCGTCGGCCTGAACCATCTGCACTGGATTACGCGCATTGATGTGAACGGAGAAGACAAACTGGATGAGATGCTGGCCGATACGGCCGGTTACAGCGCGAAGAACGTGCCTGCACGGGAATGGAACCCTGAATTTTTGCAATCCCTGCATGCTCTGCCTTCCTACTATCTGAAGTACTTTTATATGACCGATGAAATGCTCGAAGAGCAGCTCGAATCCTTACAAAAAGGCAGCAACCGTGCGGAAGTGGTTAAACGCGTCGAAGAAGAACTGTTTGAGCTTTATAATGATCTGGAGCTAAAGGATAAACCGAAGCAGCTGGAACAACGCGGAGGCGCCTTTTATTCCGAAGCAGCCGTGAACCTAATGCGCTCACTCTACAACGGAACAAATGACATTCAGACGCTGAACGTTGCCAATCAAGGCATCATTGACTTCCTGCCCGGCGATGCCAGCATTGAAGTCAATTGCGTGGTCACCCAAACCGGCCCACTGCCGCTGCCGCTGACCAAGATTCCTCCGATGGCCGTCGGACTGATCCATACGGTTAAGACCTATGAGCGACTCGCCATCGATGCTGCCGTGACTGGCGATCGCGGATTGGCCATACAGGCACTGGTCCATCACCCCTTGGTTCCTTCCGTCGATGTGGCGATCCAGATGCTGGATGAAATGCTCGAAGCCAACAAGGACTATTTGCCACAATTTTTTACTGAATCTGCAGCTAATGCATGA
- a CDS encoding glycosyl hydrolase family 8 has protein sequence MRKNKRFSFSSKAVTMCCLAFLLIPAGFAFASPNKPFPQHTTYTSGSIKPSNVSQSAMDSSVQSKWNSWKSAYLKTAGTGKYYVKYQPNGNTVSEAHGYGMMATVLMAGYDSNAQTYFDGLYQYYKAHPSEINSKLMAWKQNSSFQNIEGANSATDGDMDIAYSLLLADKQWGSSGSINYLQAGKDMINAIMQSDVNQSQWTLRLGDWATDNTFKNATRPSDFMLNHLKAFQKATGDTRWTNVIDKTYTIINSLYSGYSSSTGLLPDFVVLSGSTYKPASADFLEGANDGNYGYNSCRTPWRIATDYLMTGDNRALNQLNQMNSWISAKVNGNPSSIKDGYKLNGTVTGSGGSGAFYAPFGVSAMTSSTNQSWLNSVWTKTAGSSNEGYYEDSIKLFSMIVMSGNWWTY, from the coding sequence ATGAGAAAAAATAAGAGATTTTCGTTTAGCAGCAAAGCTGTTACGATGTGTTGTCTCGCTTTTCTTCTGATTCCGGCGGGATTCGCTTTCGCCTCTCCGAATAAGCCATTTCCGCAGCACACGACATATACCAGCGGCTCGATCAAGCCGAGCAATGTTTCCCAAAGCGCGATGGACAGCTCTGTTCAATCGAAATGGAACAGCTGGAAATCGGCTTATCTGAAAACAGCTGGCACAGGCAAGTATTATGTGAAGTATCAGCCCAACGGGAATACTGTGTCTGAGGCACATGGATACGGAATGATGGCAACGGTTCTAATGGCTGGTTATGACAGCAATGCGCAAACCTATTTCGACGGACTTTATCAATATTATAAGGCTCATCCGAGCGAAATCAATTCGAAATTGATGGCTTGGAAACAAAACAGCAGCTTCCAGAACATTGAAGGCGCCAACTCGGCTACGGATGGAGATATGGACATTGCTTATTCCCTTCTGCTTGCGGACAAGCAGTGGGGTAGCAGCGGCAGTATCAACTACCTTCAGGCAGGCAAGGACATGATCAATGCCATTATGCAAAGTGACGTGAATCAGTCCCAATGGACGCTGCGTCTTGGCGACTGGGCAACGGACAACACGTTCAAAAATGCTACCCGTCCATCGGACTTTATGCTGAATCATTTGAAGGCGTTCCAGAAGGCAACCGGTGATACCAGGTGGACAAATGTGATCGACAAAACCTATACCATCATCAACTCCTTATACAGCGGCTACAGCTCATCAACCGGATTGCTTCCAGACTTCGTCGTTTTGTCGGGTTCGACGTACAAGCCGGCTTCAGCCGATTTTCTGGAAGGGGCAAACGACGGAAACTACGGTTACAACTCGTGTCGAACACCTTGGCGGATCGCAACGGATTACCTGATGACCGGCGACAACCGGGCGCTCAATCAGCTCAATCAAATGAACAGTTGGATCTCGGCCAAAGTCAATGGCAACCCTAGCAGCATCAAGGATGGGTATAAACTCAACGGCACTGTTACAGGTTCCGGCGGCAGCGGCGCGTTCTATGCACCGTTTGGTGTCAGCGCCATGACCTCGTCCACGAACCAAAGCTGGCTGAATTCCGTCTGGACCAAAACGGCTGGCAGCTCCAATGAAGGCTACTATGAAGACAGCATCAAGCTTTTCTCCATGATTGTAATGTCCGGCAACTGGTGGACATACTAA
- a CDS encoding nucleobase:cation symporter-2 family protein, whose product MRETKRIKILSLGIQHVLAMYAGAILVPLLVGRALNLTAEQLAYLVSIDLLTCGIATWLQARKGKYLGIGLPAVLGSSFVAVTPMIAIGSQYGIPAIYGSIIAAGVFIVICSVFFSKIVKLFPPVVIGTVVTIIGLALIPTGIKNMAGGANSENFGSLDNLALSFGVLLFILILNRYARGFVKSLAVLLGIIVGTLVAALMGKVNFNSVQEASWFHLPQPFYFGWPTFEIGPIITMIIVGTVVIIESTGVFMALSKICDQPINEKDLARGYRAEGLAFVLGGIFNAFPYNTFAQNVGLVQLSKVKTTNVVVAAGGILIFLGLIPKVAAFATIIPSVVLGGATVVLFGMVVSSGIKMLQNVDFSKQSNLLIVACSVSLGLGVTAVPDLFAQLPQSIRIIVSDGIITGSLCAILLNVFFNLGFKKESLPLQPTQAQEAHT is encoded by the coding sequence ATGAGAGAAACCAAGAGAATAAAGATTCTTTCGCTGGGAATTCAACATGTATTGGCGATGTATGCCGGAGCGATCCTAGTTCCGCTACTTGTGGGAAGGGCACTGAACCTGACTGCAGAACAGTTGGCGTATCTGGTATCCATCGACTTGTTAACCTGTGGTATCGCAACATGGCTTCAGGCCCGAAAAGGTAAGTATTTGGGAATAGGCTTGCCGGCGGTACTTGGAAGCTCATTTGTTGCAGTTACACCGATGATTGCGATTGGATCACAGTATGGGATTCCAGCCATTTATGGTTCCATTATAGCGGCTGGGGTATTTATCGTCATATGTTCGGTCTTCTTTAGCAAAATCGTCAAATTGTTCCCTCCCGTTGTGATTGGTACAGTCGTAACTATTATTGGTCTGGCACTGATCCCAACGGGTATCAAAAACATGGCAGGTGGAGCTAACAGCGAGAATTTCGGAAGTCTGGACAATTTAGCACTCTCATTCGGGGTGTTACTCTTCATTTTGATCCTGAATCGATACGCTCGTGGTTTTGTCAAATCTCTCGCCGTTCTCCTCGGCATTATTGTAGGTACCCTTGTCGCTGCCCTCATGGGAAAAGTGAATTTCAATTCCGTACAGGAAGCCTCCTGGTTCCACTTGCCACAGCCATTCTACTTTGGATGGCCTACCTTCGAAATTGGCCCAATCATTACTATGATTATTGTAGGTACAGTTGTTATTATCGAATCCACAGGTGTATTTATGGCCCTTAGCAAAATCTGTGATCAACCGATCAACGAAAAGGATCTGGCACGGGGATATCGCGCAGAAGGTCTGGCGTTTGTCCTTGGCGGCATATTCAATGCTTTTCCTTACAACACATTTGCCCAGAATGTTGGTTTGGTTCAGCTCTCCAAGGTGAAAACAACCAATGTGGTTGTCGCGGCTGGAGGCATCCTGATCTTTCTCGGACTTATTCCCAAAGTTGCCGCGTTTGCAACGATTATTCCAAGCGTAGTCCTTGGAGGGGCGACGGTTGTTCTGTTCGGCATGGTGGTCTCATCCGGGATTAAAATGCTGCAAAATGTGGATTTCAGCAAGCAATCCAATCTATTGATCGTTGCTTGTTCGGTTTCACTTGGTCTTGGCGTCACGGCTGTGCCCGATCTGTTTGCCCAACTGCCCCAAAGTATTCGTATTATTGTTAGCGACGGTATTATCACAGGCAGTTTGTGCGCCATCCTGCTCAATGTCTTCTTTAACCTCGGATTTAAAAAGGAGAGTCTGCCCCTACAGCCCACACAGGCACAAGAAGCACATACGTAA
- a CDS encoding S-layer homology domain-containing protein, giving the protein MNAGKWYADAVRIASSLGVVGGISSTEFGPDLPITRGDIAVMVVRTFSSSIQFEGSAKTFKDVPNYYAASAIAKASQTGIVSGMTTTTFQPFAKATRAQSVVMLERALRLEQTQLPDTTELITLALSATEQEIKAMSEHSYDQVSDTYATYYTGYQLSFNLTSLEDLTSALDEQTQMDIEWISKPVFSIVERSNQYAILEANGGKIKTSINAGKDISEETISLDGLYKLKKMNDNTWKIYAVLPYEG; this is encoded by the coding sequence GTGAACGCAGGCAAATGGTATGCCGATGCGGTCCGGATCGCTAGTTCACTTGGCGTAGTTGGAGGCATATCCAGTACTGAGTTTGGCCCAGATCTCCCTATCACTCGCGGAGATATTGCCGTTATGGTTGTACGGACTTTCTCCAGCTCCATCCAATTTGAAGGCTCTGCCAAAACCTTTAAGGATGTCCCCAACTATTACGCAGCCTCGGCCATTGCAAAAGCAAGCCAAACAGGGATCGTTTCGGGTATGACGACCACCACGTTTCAACCATTTGCGAAAGCCACTCGCGCCCAATCGGTTGTCATGCTAGAGCGGGCTTTACGTTTGGAACAAACCCAGCTCCCTGATACAACTGAACTGATTACTCTGGCTCTCAGCGCAACCGAACAGGAGATCAAGGCGATGTCTGAGCACAGCTACGATCAAGTGTCTGATACCTACGCTACATATTACACCGGTTATCAGCTCTCCTTTAATCTCACTTCACTTGAAGATCTGACATCCGCTCTAGATGAGCAAACCCAGATGGATATTGAATGGATCTCCAAACCTGTTTTCTCCATTGTGGAGCGTTCCAATCAATATGCCATATTAGAAGCGAATGGCGGCAAGATTAAAACGAGCATCAATGCAGGTAAGGATATAAGTGAAGAAACTATTTCATTAGACGGATTGTATAAACTCAAGAAAATGAATGATAACACCTGGAAAATCTACGCGGTTTTACCTTATGAGGGATAA
- a CDS encoding Dabb family protein: protein MMFEHLVVFKFNDKITSDKQQEFVDQLLALQEQVPGIVDLTAGVNTTEETDRIQGFTIGLRVTFEDQEALRNYGPHPAHQAFVASLNGWVENVIVSDYPIPSR, encoded by the coding sequence ATGATGTTTGAACATTTGGTCGTATTCAAATTTAACGATAAAATCACGTCAGACAAACAACAGGAGTTTGTGGATCAATTGCTTGCATTACAGGAACAAGTTCCGGGAATTGTTGATCTGACTGCAGGCGTCAACACAACGGAAGAAACGGACCGTATTCAGGGGTTTACAATTGGTTTGAGAGTGACGTTTGAAGATCAGGAAGCTTTGCGTAATTATGGTCCGCATCCGGCTCATCAGGCTTTTGTGGCTTCACTGAATGGCTGGGTGGAGAATGTCATTGTGTCTGATTATCCGATCCCCTCAAGATGA
- a CDS encoding PadR family transcriptional regulator: protein MSIQIFILGALSEGNYYPYDIKKRIGKHLDHTDAKITEGTIYYNFEVLLKKGLIEKVETIQTENRPDKTTYGITEKGRQSLEESIYKVFQKFTNVQSLYAALVHLDKVDNQKIAYLIEDIIEKMKKKLEYIDLHTPQEIEMQEDLKDALLLMRDHAYHSIQSDILWLQKLLNHVQSRVLKG from the coding sequence ATGTCGATTCAAATATTTATACTCGGTGCACTAAGTGAAGGGAATTATTATCCCTATGATATTAAAAAACGAATTGGTAAACATCTGGATCACACGGATGCCAAGATTACCGAGGGCACCATATATTATAATTTTGAAGTGTTGCTGAAGAAGGGCCTGATCGAGAAGGTAGAAACGATCCAGACTGAAAATCGACCGGACAAAACGACATATGGAATCACCGAAAAGGGCCGTCAGTCCCTGGAAGAGAGCATATACAAGGTGTTCCAGAAGTTTACCAACGTGCAGTCCCTATACGCTGCATTGGTCCATCTGGATAAGGTGGATAATCAGAAGATTGCTTATTTGATTGAGGATATTATTGAGAAGATGAAGAAGAAGCTGGAATATATCGATCTTCATACGCCTCAGGAGATTGAAATGCAAGAGGATCTGAAAGATGCACTGTTGTTAATGAGAGATCATGCCTACCACTCGATTCAGAGCGATATTCTCTGGCTTCAGAAGCTGCTGAATCATGTTCAGAGTAGAGTGTTAAAAGGGTAA
- a CDS encoding cytochrome P450, whose protein sequence is MTKSSIISLSEITNFQSKEEEFSPYRWYRNMLNQEPVIYNEESDSWHVFRYDLVKTVLNDHEHFSSVRKRSIVNVGYSSEEKGADHDHHMPDKLDIHNVDPPEHRKRRSLLASAFTPRSLKLWEPRIEAVAEELIREFEHQSEVDIVEAYTSMFPVIIMADLLGIPSNDRLLFKKWVDTMFMPTTDATFDQINQLKKVAGEEYFKYLYPFVVSKRSNLGEDIISDLIQVELDGEHFTDEEIVRTTMFILGAGIETTSNLLANSFYALLYDQPELYSELRDNLELVPAAVEEMLRYRFHISKMDRMVKKDNDLLGVKLKKGDAIVAWMSAANMDENIFEDPFTLNIHRSNNNKQLAFGFGTHFCLGAPLARLEGKIVLTSFLKAFTRIEPVEGFNLEENLTPSAAGQSLTSLPMKLFT, encoded by the coding sequence ATGACGAAGAGCTCTATCATTTCTCTGTCTGAAATCACGAATTTCCAATCGAAAGAAGAAGAATTCAGTCCCTATCGTTGGTATCGCAACATGTTGAATCAGGAACCCGTCATCTACAATGAAGAAAGCGATTCCTGGCATGTATTCAGGTATGATCTTGTTAAAACCGTGCTTAATGATCACGAGCATTTCTCCAGTGTGAGAAAAAGATCCATTGTTAACGTAGGATATTCAAGTGAAGAAAAAGGCGCGGATCACGATCATCACATGCCGGACAAGCTGGATATTCACAACGTAGATCCGCCGGAACATCGCAAGCGGAGATCATTGCTGGCAAGTGCATTTACACCCAGAAGTCTCAAGCTCTGGGAACCGAGAATAGAAGCTGTGGCCGAAGAGCTGATCAGAGAATTTGAACATCAGTCGGAAGTGGACATTGTTGAAGCCTATACGAGCATGTTTCCTGTCATTATCATGGCGGATCTGCTTGGCATTCCTTCCAATGATCGTCTTTTGTTTAAAAAATGGGTGGACACCATGTTTATGCCCACAACGGATGCTACTTTTGATCAAATTAACCAATTGAAAAAGGTTGCCGGGGAGGAGTACTTTAAGTACTTATATCCTTTCGTCGTGTCCAAAAGATCCAATCTGGGAGAAGATATCATATCAGACCTGATTCAGGTTGAATTGGATGGCGAGCACTTTACAGATGAAGAGATTGTGCGAACCACCATGTTTATTCTGGGAGCGGGCATCGAAACAACCAGCAATCTGCTGGCTAACTCGTTCTATGCCCTTTTGTATGACCAACCGGAATTGTATTCCGAACTCAGGGATAACCTTGAGCTTGTTCCAGCCGCAGTAGAAGAAATGCTGAGATATCGCTTTCACATCAGCAAAATGGACCGCATGGTCAAAAAAGATAACGATCTGCTTGGGGTTAAGCTGAAAAAGGGAGATGCCATTGTGGCATGGATGAGTGCAGCCAATATGGATGAGAATATATTCGAAGACCCTTTCACACTGAATATTCATCGCTCGAACAACAATAAACAGCTTGCATTTGGTTTTGGTACTCACTTCTGTCTGGGTGCACCTCTCGCGCGTCTGGAGGGCAAAATCGTACTGACTTCATTTTTAAAAGCCTTCACCCGAATTGAACCTGTGGAGGGATTCAATCTGGAAGAAAACCTTACCCCTTCTGCGGCAGGACAATCTTTAACAAGCCTTCCTATGAAGCTGTTTACGTAA
- a CDS encoding TetR-like C-terminal domain-containing protein: protein MIAHYSNVASDSELEQLIFQIITRDSDSMERQSLEYISTMLSWSIYGLTYRWNQEGRQESPSDLAERVVPFIMNGAGLLR from the coding sequence ATTATAGCTCATTATAGCAACGTAGCGAGCGATTCAGAACTGGAGCAGCTTATCTTTCAGATTATTACACGAGATTCGGATTCAATGGAGCGACAGTCGCTGGAATATATATCTACGATGTTAAGCTGGTCCATCTATGGGTTGACCTATCGCTGGAATCAGGAGGGCAGGCAGGAATCTCCTTCAGATTTGGCGGAGCGAGTGGTACCGTTTATCATGAATGGAGCAGGTTTGTTGAGATAG